Proteins from one Solenopsis invicta isolate M01_SB chromosome 11, UNIL_Sinv_3.0, whole genome shotgun sequence genomic window:
- the LOC105200122 gene encoding thiamine transporter 2, which yields MHWITISCILCMFGCFKDFRPSESFLTDYLTGPWKNFTASEVNHEIYPVTTYSYLSTLILMFLITDFIRYKPIIILCGLSGTITFLLIILGKIVVVIQIAKFFFGLLMSAEVAYYTYIYAKVDKKHYQEVTSHTKAASLFGRSMSGIVAQLTASFDLLNYHQLNYLTLSSLIIATIWSIFLPSVGQSIYFHRVSNDKEKNLVTIQSIDQLQPNDSQKLCDKSSKTEPGTLLYQIKSAYALLWKHFVLAYTNYRVIKWSVWWALSTSGYLMVATYSQLLWQTAVKPGDRIYNGAVDFAYAIIGSISVFSVGKIQLNWVLLGDIICCVFALLEGSILLASSYSYNIWFLYAGYIIFGIIYHTMVTVASFEVAKCISEDSHGLIFGVNIFFALLMQSLLTFVVINTIMLDIRQQFYVYGGYFMILAVTYFILSIINILRYRGNVIQPQTT from the exons ATGCATTGGATCACGATCTCATGTATTTTATGCATGTTTGGATGCTTTAAAGACTTTCGGCCTTCTGAATCGTTTTTGACCGATTATTTAACTGGGccatggaaaaattttacaGCCAGTGAA GTAAACCATGAGATTTATCCTGTGACTACTTATAGTTACTTATCAACGTTAATACTTATGTTCCTGATCACAgattttattagatataaaccCATAATAATACTTTGTGGTCTCTCTGGAACTATAACTTTTCTTCTGATAATACTCGGGAAGATTGTCGTAGTTATACAgattgctaaatttttttttggccTATTGATGTCTGCAGAAGTGgcttattatacttatatatatgcTAAAGTAGATAAAAAACACTATCAAGAGGTCACAAGTCACACTAAAGCAGCCTCTTTATTTGGGCGCAGCATGTCTGGCATCGTAGCTCAGTTAACAGCTTCTTTCGATCTGCTAAACTATCAtcaacttaattatttaactcTTTCGT CTCTTATCATTGCAACAATTTGGTCAATCTTCCTGCCTTCTGTGGGTCAGTCCATCTATTTCCATCGTGTTTCCaatgataaagaaaagaatttagtTACTATACAATCGATTGATCAATTACAGCCGAATGATTCACAGAAATTATGCGATAAAAGTAGCAAAACGGAGCCAGGCACATTGCTTTATCAGATCAAGAGCGCATATGCGCTGCTGTGGAAACACTTTGTGCTAGCTTACACAAATTATCGAGTGATTAAATGGTCGGTCTGGTGGGCTTTGTCTACTAGTGGTTATCTCATGGTTGCTACTTATTCACAATTATTGTGGCAAACTGCAGTGAAGCCAGGTGATAGAATTTACAATGGCGCTGTGGATTTTGCATACGCAATCATAG GTTCAATAAGCGTATTTTCTGTAGGAAAGATACAATTAAACTGGGTTCTATTAGGAGACATAATATGTTGCGTATTCGCGTTGTTAGAAGGCTCTATATTATTGGCATCCTCTTACAGTTACAACATTTGGTTTTTATACGCCGGCTATATCATATTTGGTATAATTTATCACACCATGGTCACTGTTGCGAG cTTTGAGGTTGCTAAATGTATATCCGAGGATAGTCACGGCTTAATATTCGGCGTGAACATATTTTTCGCATTATTAATGCAAAGCCTACTGACGTTTGTAGTTATCAATACGATCATGCTGGATATCAGACAACAG TTCTACGTCTATGGCGGCTATTTTATGATCTTGGCTGTGACGTACTTTATACTAAGTATAATCAACATCCTGCGATATCGTGGAAACGTGATTCAACCGCAAACAACTTAa